The Deinococcus aquiradiocola genome includes a window with the following:
- the rpoB gene encoding DNA-directed RNA polymerase subunit beta, whose protein sequence is MKPRIERFGEIAEVIPLPDLTEIQVTSFDTFLQEGTPIDRRDNAGLESAFREIFPIDETEKGRSTGLVLDYLEYRLGEPEYTPEECREKDLTYDAPLYAKLQLIHKDSGLIKEDQVFLGDLPLMTKDGSFVINGADRVVISQIHRSPGVYFTSSYKGVRKMYTAAIIPMPKRGPWIELELNSGVLEMKVNKRKFPVSMLLRVLGYDDASIRALLTEFDTETELPEDKTAGMGPDEALLRLFTVLRPGDPPKRDKAIQYLFGLLADPKRYDLGEPGRFKMNTKLGTTRQDRTLLTFQDGKFADAGLIDTIRYLLALIQGLDTLNVQNVDEDGVITDTSVPVAEDDIDHLGNRRVRTVGELLADQLRVGLGRMARGVRERMLLGNPDAATPTKLVNNRPIVAAMREFFGRSQLSQFKDQTNPLSDLRHKRRISALGPGGLTRERAGFDVRDVHRTHYGRICPIETPEGANIGLISSLSSYAKVNPLGFIMAPYRRVEGGKVSDDVVYMTADIEDRYAIAQANSLLNDDGTFADERVLARRKGDPTYHEPTDVDYMDVSPKQIVSINTSLIPFLEHDDANRALMGSNMQSQAVPLVRAESPAVGTGVEERVITDSGTSVVSDVTGRVSYVDARAIQITLTEDAPHAGMVTGNVRTFDLVRFTRSNQGTNLDQHPIVEYGEEVKRGQVIADGPASDLGRLALGQNITIAIMPFDGFNFEDAICISDGLIRKDFYTSIHIEKDEVEARDTKLGPEKITRDIPGLSEAALRDLDEDGIIRVGAEVKPGDILVGKTSFKGESEPTPEERLLRSIFGEKAREVKDTSLRVQSGQGGIVVKTVRFRRGDEGVDLKPGVREMVRVYVAQKRQMQVGDKVANRHGNKGVVSKILPPEDMPYLEDGTPVDLVFNPLGVPSRMNLGQILETHLGEVARLTGQKFVTPVFDSVTEATIKEMLEVAAAERLQARKDDGYEIDKREQEVLERAGKTGVVADPKGDYETAQMSLARTGKSILYDGRSGEPISGPVVVGTMYVMKLYHMVEDKLHARSTGPYSLITQQPLGGKAQFGGQRFGEMEVWALEAYGAAHVLQEMLTIKSDDIDGRDAAYQGIVKGDEVAASTIPESFKVLVKELHSLGLDVEVLDQGDKAVDIFEGMMPKR, encoded by the coding sequence ATGAAACCACGTATCGAACGCTTCGGAGAGATCGCCGAAGTTATCCCGCTTCCTGACCTGACCGAGATTCAGGTCACGTCCTTCGACACCTTCCTGCAGGAAGGCACGCCCATCGACCGCCGCGACAACGCGGGCCTCGAAAGCGCCTTCCGCGAGATCTTCCCGATCGACGAGACCGAGAAGGGCCGCAGCACCGGCCTCGTGCTCGACTACCTCGAGTACCGCCTCGGCGAGCCCGAATACACCCCCGAAGAGTGCCGCGAGAAGGACCTCACCTACGACGCGCCCCTCTACGCCAAACTGCAGCTGATCCACAAGGACAGCGGCCTGATCAAGGAAGACCAGGTGTTCCTGGGCGACCTGCCGCTCATGACCAAGGACGGCAGCTTCGTCATCAACGGCGCGGACCGCGTGGTCATCTCCCAGATCCACCGCAGCCCCGGCGTGTACTTCACGAGCAGCTACAAGGGCGTGCGCAAGATGTACACGGCCGCCATCATCCCCATGCCCAAGCGCGGCCCGTGGATCGAGCTGGAACTGAACTCCGGCGTGCTGGAAATGAAGGTCAACAAGCGCAAGTTCCCGGTCAGCATGCTGCTGCGCGTCCTCGGCTACGACGACGCGAGCATCCGCGCGCTCCTCACCGAGTTCGACACCGAGACGGAACTCCCCGAGGACAAGACCGCAGGCATGGGACCCGACGAGGCCCTGCTGCGCCTCTTCACGGTCCTGCGTCCCGGCGACCCGCCCAAGCGCGACAAGGCCATCCAGTACCTCTTCGGTCTGCTCGCCGACCCCAAACGCTACGACCTCGGTGAACCCGGCCGCTTCAAGATGAACACGAAGCTCGGCACGACCCGCCAGGACCGCACCCTGCTGACCTTCCAGGACGGCAAGTTCGCGGACGCGGGCCTGATCGACACCATCCGCTACCTGCTCGCGCTCATCCAGGGCCTCGACACCCTGAACGTGCAGAACGTGGACGAGGACGGCGTCATCACCGACACCTCCGTCCCCGTCGCGGAAGACGACATCGACCACCTCGGCAACCGCCGCGTGCGCACCGTGGGCGAACTGCTCGCCGACCAGCTGCGCGTGGGCCTGGGCCGCATGGCGCGCGGTGTCCGTGAACGCATGCTGCTCGGCAACCCCGACGCCGCCACCCCCACCAAGCTCGTGAACAACCGCCCCATCGTGGCGGCCATGCGCGAATTCTTCGGGCGCAGCCAGCTCTCGCAGTTCAAGGACCAGACCAACCCCCTCTCGGACCTGCGCCACAAGCGCCGCATCTCCGCGCTCGGGCCGGGCGGTCTGACCCGCGAACGCGCCGGCTTCGACGTGCGCGACGTGCACCGCACGCACTACGGCCGCATCTGCCCGATCGAGACGCCCGAAGGCGCCAACATCGGCCTGATCAGCAGTCTGTCCAGCTACGCCAAGGTCAACCCGCTCGGCTTCATCATGGCGCCCTACCGCCGGGTCGAGGGCGGCAAGGTCAGCGACGACGTCGTGTACATGACGGCCGACATCGAGGACCGCTACGCGATCGCGCAGGCGAACAGCCTCCTGAACGACGACGGCACCTTCGCCGACGAACGCGTCCTCGCCCGCCGCAAGGGCGACCCGACCTACCACGAGCCCACCGACGTGGACTACATGGACGTCTCGCCCAAGCAGATCGTCTCGATCAACACCTCCCTGATCCCCTTCCTGGAGCACGACGACGCCAACCGCGCCCTCATGGGATCCAACATGCAGTCGCAGGCCGTGCCGCTCGTGCGCGCCGAGAGCCCCGCCGTGGGCACCGGCGTCGAGGAGCGCGTCATCACCGACTCCGGCACCAGCGTCGTCAGCGACGTCACGGGCCGCGTCAGCTACGTGGACGCCCGCGCCATCCAGATCACCCTCACCGAGGACGCGCCGCACGCCGGCATGGTGACCGGCAACGTCCGCACCTTCGACCTCGTGCGCTTCACGCGCAGCAACCAGGGCACCAACCTCGACCAGCACCCCATCGTGGAGTACGGCGAGGAAGTCAAGCGCGGCCAGGTCATCGCGGACGGCCCCGCCAGCGACCTCGGACGCCTCGCGCTCGGCCAGAACATCACCATCGCGATCATGCCCTTCGACGGCTTCAACTTCGAGGACGCGATCTGCATCAGCGACGGCCTGATCCGCAAGGACTTCTACACCAGCATCCACATCGAGAAAGACGAGGTGGAGGCCCGCGATACCAAACTCGGACCGGAGAAGATCACCCGCGACATCCCCGGCCTCTCGGAAGCCGCCCTGCGCGACCTCGACGAGGACGGCATCATCCGCGTCGGCGCGGAAGTCAAACCCGGCGACATCCTCGTCGGCAAGACCAGCTTCAAGGGCGAGAGCGAACCCACTCCCGAAGAGCGGTTGCTGCGCAGCATCTTCGGTGAGAAGGCCCGCGAAGTGAAGGACACCTCGCTGCGCGTGCAGTCCGGTCAGGGCGGCATCGTCGTCAAGACCGTGCGCTTCCGCCGCGGCGACGAGGGCGTGGACCTCAAGCCCGGCGTGCGCGAGATGGTGCGCGTGTACGTCGCCCAGAAACGCCAGATGCAGGTGGGCGACAAGGTCGCGAACCGCCACGGCAATAAGGGCGTCGTCTCCAAGATCCTCCCGCCCGAAGACATGCCCTACCTGGAAGACGGCACCCCCGTCGACCTCGTGTTCAACCCGCTCGGCGTCCCGTCCCGCATGAACCTCGGCCAGATCCTCGAAACGCACCTCGGTGAAGTGGCCCGCCTGACCGGCCAGAAGTTCGTGACCCCGGTCTTCGACTCCGTCACCGAGGCGACCATCAAGGAAATGCTCGAAGTCGCCGCCGCCGAACGCCTCCAGGCGCGCAAGGACGACGGCTACGAGATCGACAAGCGCGAACAGGAAGTGCTGGAACGCGCAGGCAAGACCGGCGTCGTCGCCGACCCCAAGGGCGACTACGAGACCGCCCAGATGAGCCTCGCCCGCACCGGCAAGAGCATCCTGTACGACGGACGCAGCGGCGAACCCATCAGCGGCCCCGTCGTGGTCGGCACCATGTACGTCATGAAGCTGTACCACATGGTGGAAGACAAGCTGCACGCCCGCAGCACCGGCCCGTACAGCCTCATCACCCAGCAGCCGCTCGGTGGTAAGGCGCAGTTCGGCGGACAGCGCTTCGGCGAGATGGAAGTGTGGGCGCTCGAAGCGTACGGCGCCGCGCACGTCCTGCAGGAAATGCTGACCATCAAGTCCGACGACATCGACGGCCGCGACGCCGCCTACCAGGGCATCGTCAAGGGCGACGAGGTGGCCGCCAGCACCATCCCCGAGTCCTTCAAGGTGCTCGTCAAGGAACTCCACTCGCTGGGCCTGGACGTGGAAGTGCTCGACCAGGGCGACAAGGCCGTGGACATCTTCGAAGGCATGATGCCCAAGCGCTGA
- the rpoC gene encoding DNA-directed RNA polymerase subunit beta' — translation MKDFAKVRIAIASPARIREWSYGEVEKPETINYRTLKPEREGLFDERIFGPTKDYECACGKYKRQRYEGKVCERCGVEVTSSKVRRYRMGHIDLATPAAHIWYVKDTPSKIGTLLDLSAAQLEKVLYFSSFLVTQPQNAQKEGRPLKRGELLSDEEYRELRYGRQETYALTGGVDASIRDGEYVTRGQNLGGTTVSKMDGLAQYRFPRRAELAYREERSATLPVPSEMLVEQDSFRAGDILAELEENVNIVSPDSGLVFIHELGEDSVLIEIRENEDSAVLSNVYVPHGMEVMVAPGERVETGTLLAQAASGARLRVSRSSSLSAVTFPKKKGSVTLTAHWERVAEYPINPTMHVLVGDGSEVRKGQRVVGAIDKDEEIVAEADGVLSLHAPASIIVSKAKVYPYQDEPLVVNGDRVEPGDELADSGALRSEISGRIELDLVRKQVRVIESYDFEAKMGAEAIKELLDELDLNSLEAELNEQMKDSSRHKRAKARKRLEVTRSFLRSGNEPSWMILNTVPVMPPDLRPMVQVEGGRFATSDLNDLYRRLINRNNRLKKLIGQGAPDMIIRNEKRMLQEAVDALIDNGRRGSPVTNPGSDRALRSLTDLLGGKQGRFRQNLLGKRVDYSGRSVIVVGPQLKLHQCGVPKRMALELFKPFLFKVLEEKGEVTNIKQARKMLERYRDTKDSVWDALEEVIEDKVVLLNRAPTLHRLGIQAFEPILVEGQSIQLHPLVCEAFNADFDGDQMAIHVPLSAQAQAEARIQMLAAHNLLSPANGEPSVKPSRDMILGIFTLTQLRRDNLGAGTEYTSAQDVLDAQDAGQLTLNSPVMLNGEETSPGRLRYTFSSPDEAILAVERATIDYQDHVRIRLNGTVHETSAGRVLFRRLVMEALNEGQQHLVDSLVNLQTAYEKDTLKDLIMACFKQLGIEATAKLLDALKDSGFKLSTTSGITIGIDDIVIPPAKAGILAGADLKLKEIEQSFDFGFMTEEERYKQVVQLWNDTTDSVKNEVFKNFEKNYPFNPLWIMSQSGARGNPQQIRQLAGMRGLMARPDGSTIEVPIKASFREGLTVAEYFISTHGARKGGADTALRTADSGYLTRKLVDVAHEVVVRDVDCGTTDYSIVPLGATDERNGEWRTRKASEIETSIYGRTLTAPVEVDGHVIPEDTMLSLEDVKLITKHAKTVGEVFVRTPFTCKVKAGVCQKCYGYDLSQAKPVSMGEAVGVVAAESIGEPGTQLTMRTFHTGGVAGGSGGDITMGLPRVIELFEARKPKTQAVVADRDGVVRIEEEEERYLVKIEADDDAFSSKTATKVSKALRMIVRDGDRVEAGQPLTRGAVNPHDLLTYKDTEAAQHYLVEEVQRVYRSQGVKVHDKHIEVIVRQMLRYVEITDGGDTDMLEGQTLERWDVEEANEALQEGQTPASWKPVLLGITKSSLTTKSWLSAASFQHTTHVLTEASMKGQVDELIGLKENVILGKLIPAGTGLISVRAMQVGDERTLEKYGDLTGDTVPNLPRTETPRPVQPGATD, via the coding sequence TTGAAAGATTTCGCCAAAGTCCGTATCGCCATCGCCAGCCCCGCCCGCATCCGCGAGTGGAGCTACGGTGAGGTCGAGAAGCCGGAAACCATCAACTACCGCACCCTGAAGCCCGAGCGCGAGGGCCTCTTCGACGAGCGCATCTTCGGGCCGACCAAGGACTACGAGTGCGCCTGCGGCAAGTACAAGCGCCAGCGCTACGAAGGCAAGGTCTGCGAACGCTGCGGCGTCGAAGTGACGAGCAGCAAGGTCCGCCGCTACCGCATGGGTCACATCGACCTCGCGACGCCCGCCGCGCACATCTGGTACGTCAAGGACACGCCCAGCAAGATCGGTACGCTCCTCGACCTGTCGGCCGCGCAGCTGGAGAAGGTGCTGTACTTCAGCAGCTTCCTCGTCACGCAGCCCCAGAACGCCCAGAAGGAAGGCCGCCCCCTCAAGCGCGGCGAACTGCTGAGCGACGAGGAGTACCGCGAACTCCGGTACGGCCGCCAGGAAACGTACGCCCTGACCGGCGGCGTGGACGCCAGCATCCGTGACGGCGAGTACGTCACGCGCGGCCAGAACCTCGGCGGGACCACCGTCAGCAAGATGGACGGCCTCGCGCAGTACCGCTTCCCGCGCCGCGCCGAACTCGCGTACCGCGAGGAGCGCAGCGCCACCCTGCCCGTCCCCAGCGAGATGCTGGTCGAGCAGGACAGCTTCCGCGCGGGCGACATCCTCGCCGAGCTGGAAGAGAACGTCAACATCGTCTCGCCCGACAGCGGCCTCGTCTTCATCCACGAACTCGGTGAGGACAGCGTCCTGATCGAGATCCGCGAGAACGAGGACAGCGCCGTCCTCAGCAACGTGTACGTCCCGCACGGCATGGAAGTCATGGTCGCGCCCGGCGAACGCGTCGAGACCGGCACCCTGCTCGCCCAGGCGGCCAGCGGCGCGCGCCTGCGCGTCAGCCGCAGCAGCAGCCTCTCGGCCGTGACCTTCCCCAAGAAGAAGGGCAGCGTCACCCTGACCGCCCACTGGGAACGCGTCGCCGAGTACCCCATCAACCCCACCATGCACGTCCTGGTCGGCGACGGCAGCGAGGTCCGCAAGGGCCAGCGCGTCGTGGGCGCCATCGACAAGGACGAGGAGATCGTCGCGGAAGCGGACGGTGTGCTCAGCCTGCACGCGCCCGCCAGCATCATCGTCAGCAAGGCCAAGGTCTACCCGTACCAGGACGAGCCGCTCGTCGTGAACGGCGACCGCGTCGAACCCGGTGACGAACTCGCCGACAGCGGTGCGCTCCGCAGCGAGATCTCCGGCCGCATCGAACTCGACCTCGTGCGCAAGCAGGTCCGCGTCATCGAGAGCTACGACTTCGAAGCGAAGATGGGCGCCGAGGCCATCAAGGAACTGCTCGACGAGCTCGACCTGAACTCGCTCGAAGCGGAACTGAACGAGCAGATGAAGGACTCCAGCCGCCACAAGCGCGCCAAGGCCCGCAAGCGCCTCGAAGTCACGCGCAGCTTCCTGCGCAGCGGCAACGAACCCAGCTGGATGATCCTGAACACCGTGCCGGTCATGCCGCCGGACCTGCGCCCCATGGTGCAGGTGGAAGGTGGCCGCTTCGCCACCAGCGACCTGAACGACCTGTACCGCCGCCTCATCAACCGCAACAACCGCCTCAAGAAGCTGATCGGTCAGGGCGCGCCCGACATGATCATCCGCAACGAGAAGCGCATGCTGCAGGAAGCCGTCGATGCCCTCATCGACAACGGCCGCCGCGGCAGCCCCGTCACCAACCCCGGCAGCGACCGCGCTCTGCGCTCGCTCACCGACCTGCTCGGCGGCAAGCAGGGACGCTTCCGTCAGAACCTGCTCGGCAAACGCGTGGACTACTCCGGCCGCTCGGTCATCGTGGTCGGCCCGCAGCTCAAGCTGCACCAGTGCGGTGTGCCCAAGCGCATGGCGCTCGAACTCTTCAAGCCCTTCCTGTTCAAGGTGCTCGAAGAGAAGGGCGAAGTCACGAACATCAAGCAGGCCCGCAAGATGCTCGAACGCTACCGCGACACCAAGGACAGCGTCTGGGACGCCCTCGAAGAGGTCATCGAGGACAAGGTCGTGCTGCTCAACCGCGCGCCCACCCTGCACCGCCTCGGCATTCAGGCCTTCGAGCCGATCCTCGTCGAAGGTCAGAGCATCCAGCTGCACCCGCTCGTCTGTGAAGCCTTCAACGCCGACTTCGACGGCGACCAGATGGCCATCCACGTCCCGCTGAGCGCGCAGGCGCAGGCCGAGGCGCGCATCCAGATGCTCGCCGCGCACAACCTGCTGTCCCCCGCCAACGGCGAGCCGAGCGTGAAGCCCAGCCGAGACATGATCCTCGGCATCTTCACCCTCACCCAGCTCAGGCGCGACAACCTCGGCGCGGGCACCGAGTACACCAGCGCCCAGGACGTCCTCGACGCGCAGGACGCCGGCCAGCTCACCCTCAACAGCCCCGTCATGCTGAACGGCGAGGAGACCAGCCCCGGCCGCCTCCGCTACACCTTCAGCAGCCCCGACGAAGCCATCCTCGCGGTCGAGCGCGCCACCATCGACTACCAGGACCACGTCCGCATCCGCCTGAACGGCACGGTGCACGAGACCTCCGCCGGACGCGTGCTGTTCCGCCGCCTCGTGATGGAGGCCCTGAACGAGGGCCAGCAGCACCTCGTGGACAGCCTCGTGAACCTTCAGACCGCCTACGAGAAGGACACCCTCAAGGACCTGATCATGGCCTGCTTCAAGCAGCTCGGCATCGAAGCGACCGCCAAGCTCCTCGACGCCCTGAAGGACAGCGGCTTCAAGCTCTCCACCACCTCCGGCATCACCATCGGCATCGACGACATCGTGATCCCGCCCGCCAAGGCCGGCATCCTTGCCGGTGCGGACCTGAAGCTCAAGGAGATCGAGCAGAGCTTCGATTTCGGCTTCATGACCGAAGAGGAACGCTACAAGCAGGTCGTGCAGCTCTGGAACGACACCACCGACAGCGTCAAGAACGAGGTCTTCAAGAACTTCGAGAAGAACTACCCCTTCAACCCGCTGTGGATCATGAGCCAGTCCGGCGCCCGTGGTAACCCCCAGCAGATCCGTCAGCTGGCCGGCATGCGCGGCCTGATGGCCCGACCCGACGGCAGCACCATCGAAGTGCCGATCAAGGCCTCGTTCCGCGAGGGCCTGACCGTGGCCGAGTACTTCATCAGCACGCACGGCGCACGTAAGGGCGGCGCCGACACCGCGCTCCGCACCGCCGACTCCGGCTACCTCACCCGTAAGCTGGTGGACGTGGCGCACGAAGTCGTCGTCCGCGACGTGGACTGCGGCACCACCGACTACAGCATCGTGCCGCTCGGCGCGACCGACGAACGCAACGGCGAGTGGCGCACCCGCAAGGCCAGCGAGATCGAGACCAGCATCTACGGCCGGACCCTGACGGCACCCGTCGAAGTGGACGGCCACGTCATCCCCGAAGACACCATGCTGAGCCTCGAAGACGTCAAGCTCATCACCAAGCACGCCAAGACGGTCGGCGAGGTCTTCGTGCGTACCCCCTTCACCTGCAAGGTCAAGGCGGGCGTCTGCCAGAAGTGCTACGGCTACGACCTCTCGCAGGCGAAGCCCGTCAGCATGGGCGAAGCGGTCGGCGTGGTCGCCGCGGAATCCATCGGCGAGCCCGGCACGCAGCTCACCATGCGCACCTTCCACACCGGCGGTGTGGCGGGCGGCAGCGGCGGCGACATCACCATGGGTCTGCCCCGTGTGATCGAACTGTTCGAGGCCCGCAAGCCCAAGACGCAGGCCGTCGTCGCCGACCGTGACGGCGTGGTCCGCATCGAGGAAGAGGAAGAGCGTTACCTCGTCAAGATCGAGGCGGACGACGACGCCTTCAGCAGCAAGACCGCCACCAAGGTCAGCAAGGCCCTGCGCATGATCGTGCGCGACGGCGACCGCGTCGAAGCGGGCCAGCCGCTCACGCGCGGCGCCGTCAACCCGCACGACCTGCTCACCTACAAGGACACCGAAGCCGCCCAGCACTACCTGGTGGAAGAAGTGCAGCGCGTGTACCGCAGCCAGGGCGTGAAGGTCCACGACAAGCACATCGAGGTCATCGTGCGTCAGATGCTCCGCTACGTGGAGATCACCGACGGCGGCGACACCGACATGCTCGAAGGCCAGACCCTGGAACGCTGGGACGTCGAGGAAGCCAACGAGGCCCTGCAGGAAGGCCAGACGCCCGCCAGCTGGAAGCCCGTGCTGCTCGGCATCACCAAGAGCAGCCTGACCACCAAGAGCTGGCTCTCGGCCGCGTCCTTCCAGCACACCACGCACGTCCTCACGGAAGCCAGCATGAAGGGCCAGGTGGACGAACTGATCGGCCTGAAGGAAAACGTCATCCTCGGCAAGCTCATCCCCGCCGGCACCGGCCTCATCTCGGTCCGTGCCATGCAGGTCGGCGACGAGCGCACCCTGGAGAAGTACGGCGACCTGACCGGCGACACCGTCCCGAACCTCCCCCGCACCGAAACCCCCCGCCCCGTCCAGCCCGGCGCGACCGACTGA
- a CDS encoding CPBP family intramembrane glutamic endopeptidase: MTDWRPPLPSESPPPAPAPTEGRPRALDGNRAALLLLVTQNVVTGLLVAAAKLPLGLSLGLSFVATALLALIFMRPALTRLVQDSRWKTPPAIWTALGALTLGVIASRGMLVFVQSVYPQGLSDINQFGTTGWDRFALLLAGGLLIPLAEEVAFRGLLMRGYERARGPLFAALTSSLLFGLAHGVPAQIAAILPIAWVLARAVQHSGSFWTGVIMHACNNFFSLLLALLLSGTSLMDRAQEQLRNLKAIPVQLGLAGLLVAGVCMFVATAWLQPRNDTPAPVGGAVVSGSLVVLLVLIVVVIAGPFLPLAGWVAGVRAALGG; encoded by the coding sequence ATGACCGACTGGCGTCCTCCGCTTCCCTCCGAGTCGCCACCCCCCGCCCCGGCCCCGACGGAAGGACGGCCGCGCGCGCTCGACGGGAACCGGGCGGCCCTGCTGCTGCTGGTCACGCAGAACGTGGTGACCGGCCTGCTGGTGGCCGCTGCGAAACTGCCGCTGGGCCTGTCGCTGGGCCTGTCGTTCGTGGCCACGGCGCTGCTGGCCCTGATCTTCATGCGCCCGGCCCTGACGCGGCTGGTGCAGGACTCGCGCTGGAAGACCCCGCCCGCCATCTGGACGGCGCTGGGCGCGCTGACGCTGGGCGTGATCGCGTCGCGCGGCATGCTGGTGTTCGTGCAGAGCGTCTACCCGCAGGGCCTGAGCGACATCAACCAGTTCGGCACGACCGGCTGGGACCGCTTCGCGCTGCTGCTGGCGGGCGGCCTGCTGATCCCCCTCGCGGAGGAGGTGGCCTTCCGGGGCCTGCTGATGCGCGGCTACGAGCGGGCACGCGGTCCACTGTTCGCGGCCCTGACCAGCAGCCTGCTGTTCGGGCTGGCCCACGGCGTTCCAGCGCAGATCGCGGCGATCCTGCCGATCGCGTGGGTGCTGGCGCGCGCCGTGCAGCACAGCGGCAGCTTCTGGACCGGCGTGATCATGCATGCCTGCAACAACTTCTTCTCGCTGCTGCTGGCCCTGCTGCTGAGCGGCACCAGCCTGATGGACCGGGCGCAGGAACAGCTCAGGAACCTCAAGGCCATCCCGGTCCAGCTGGGACTCGCGGGCCTGCTGGTGGCCGGCGTGTGCATGTTCGTGGCGACCGCGTGGCTGCAGCCGCGCAACGACACGCCCGCCCCGGTGGGTGGGGCGGTGGTCAGCGGCAGTCTGGTGGTGCTGCTGGTCCTGATCGTGGTGGTGATCGCAGGTCCGTTCCTGCCGCTCGCCGGGTGGGTGGCGGGCGTCCGCGCCGCCCTGGGCGGCTGA
- the pyrF gene encoding orotidine-5'-phosphate decarboxylase codes for MTVPTFTERLTARTLALNTRLCLGLDPRQDAYGSHTELRTHTLEVLHRCAELVACVKPQLAFYEALGLQGMELLEEVCAAARALGLPVILDAKRGDIGSTAAAYAQAWLAGRHAGSALTVNPFLGFETLQPFVDVAHENGGALFVLVKTSNPGQADLQGGGVSERVADELTRLGREEGKGLSSVGAVVGATHPQELADWRRRMPHAPLLLPGLGAQGARPDDLAGAFLPDGTGAVVSASRGIQYADGLDLSAAVQAAQGFRDGLNAALERARVE; via the coding sequence ATGACTGTGCCCACCTTCACCGAACGCCTCACGGCCCGCACGCTGGCCCTGAACACCCGCCTGTGCCTGGGCCTGGACCCACGCCAGGACGCCTACGGCAGCCACACCGAGCTGCGGACGCACACCCTGGAGGTGCTGCACCGCTGCGCGGAACTGGTGGCCTGCGTCAAGCCGCAGCTGGCCTTCTACGAGGCGCTCGGCCTGCAGGGCATGGAGCTGCTGGAAGAGGTCTGCGCGGCGGCCCGCGCCCTGGGCCTGCCCGTGATCCTCGACGCCAAGCGCGGCGACATCGGCAGCACCGCCGCCGCGTACGCGCAGGCGTGGCTGGCGGGACGGCACGCGGGCAGCGCCCTGACCGTCAACCCCTTCCTGGGCTTCGAGACGCTGCAGCCCTTCGTGGACGTGGCCCACGAGAACGGCGGGGCGCTCTTCGTGCTCGTCAAGACCAGCAACCCCGGACAGGCCGACCTGCAGGGCGGCGGCGTCAGCGAACGCGTCGCAGACGAACTGACCCGGCTGGGACGAGAGGAAGGCAAGGGCCTGAGCAGCGTGGGCGCGGTGGTCGGGGCGACCCACCCGCAGGAACTGGCCGACTGGCGCCGCCGGATGCCGCACGCGCCCCTGCTGCTGCCGGGCCTGGGCGCGCAGGGCGCCCGCCCGGACGACCTCGCCGGAGCGTTCCTGCCGGACGGGACGGGCGCCGTGGTCAGCGCCAGCCGGGGCATTCAGTACGCCGACGGGCTGGACCTGAGCGCCGCCGTACAGGCCGCCCAGGGCTTCCGGGACGGCCTGAACGCGGCCCTGGAGCGCGCACGGGTGGAGTGA